One genomic segment of Alosa sapidissima isolate fAloSap1 chromosome 13, fAloSap1.pri, whole genome shotgun sequence includes these proteins:
- the fbxw5 gene encoding F-box/WD repeat-containing protein 5: MEDVPALPDSLVLEIFHHLPHNAVLKAGLTCHQWLAVSRDEFLWRELFYSYYRIPRSVPRHPAAVSWYREFKRLYDCIPCVEVQTLKEHHDQVLHLAFSHRGHRFSSCSKDCTVKLWDTERPDGTIALVHSSSMRDFNWGYTQFSQFNADDTLLLVSGVYLGPHHSSSGEIAVISLENYTLLSRVRNKPYDVFGCWLNETHLISGNLHWIGNMTSCSVLWLNKAFQDVESENVNVVKRLFKIQNINASTIRTVMVAHCRRHDTPDLLLDYEAQSQARALAQQAGHKNQHQPLLFDLGGTDSEEEEEGCDEEEDEQQPHGGVRPLAAHVPQLKLAPLERVIQGRCSGVTEERELETKVAMLMGQSHTKASDPSALSNCGAEGSEDKTYLLFTTGSLTYSPHQIGIKRIMPDQMTTCGPVLGEERSSDEFFDSLDHVIDIHGHIIGMGLSPDHRYLYVNSRAWPANCVISDPMSPPPIAEEIDLHVIDLKSLREERRSLRAHRAFTPNDECFFIFLDVSRDFVASGAEDKHGYIWDRHYNICLAKLQHTDVVNSVAFSPADQELLLSASDDSTIKVWRSPRMVRLAQSPSRPTRPRNILASLLSRRTSNLNTNGNVNININGKP, translated from the exons AG CGGCGGTGTCCTGGTACAGAGAGTTCAAGCGTCTGTACGACTGTATCCCGTGTGTGGAGGTGCAGACACTGAAGGAGCATCATGACCAGGTGCTGCACCTGGCCTTCTCCCACCGGGGCCACCGCTTTTCCTCCTGTTCCAAGGACTGCACTGTCAAG CTTTGGGACACAGAGCGTCCGGACGGCACCATCGCACTGGTGCACAGCTCCAGCATGCGGGACTTCAACTGGGGCTACACGCAGTTCTCGCAGTTCAATGCTGACGACACCCTTCTGCTGGTGTCCGGGGTCTACCTAGGCCCCCACCACTCTTCCTCGGGGGAGATCGCCGTCATCAGCTTAG aAAATTACACACTTCTGTCCCGAGTGCGGAATAAGCCCTATGATGTTTTTGGCTGCTGGCTGAATGAGACCCATCTAATTTCGGGCAATCTACACTGGATCGGTAACATGACCTCCTGCTCTGTGCTCTGGCTCAACAAAGCCTTCCag GATGTGGAGTCTGAGAACGTGAACGTGGTTAAGCGCCTCTTCAAGATCCAGAACATCAACGCCAGCACCATTCGCACGGTTATGGTGGCCCACTGCCGGCGCCACGACACGCCGGACCTTTTGCTGGACTATGAGGCCCAGTCACAGGCCCGCGCCCTGGCCCAGCAGGCTGGCCACAAGAACCAGCACCAGCCGCTGCTCTTTGACCTGGGCGGCACGGACagcgaggaggaagaggaggggtgtGACGAGGAGGAAGACGAGCAGCAGCCGCATGGAGGTGTGAGGCCGCTGGCGGCTCACGTGCCCCAGCTAAAGCTTGCCCCACTGGAGCGCGTCATCCAG ggtCGGTGCAGTGGCGTGACTGAGGAGCGCGAGCTGGAGACTAAAGTGGCCATGTTGATGGGTCAGTCTCACACCAAAGCGTCCGATCCGTCTGCACTCTCCAACTGCGGCGCCGAGGGGTCCGAGGACAAGACCTACCTGCTCTTCACCACCGGCAGCCTTACCTACTCCCCCCAccaaatag GCATCAAACGCATCATGCCGGACCAGATGACCACCTGTGGGCCCGTTCTGGGCGAGGAGCGCAGCTCAGACGAGTTCTTCGACTCGCTTGATCACGTCATCGACATTCACGGCCACATCATTGGCATGGGCCTCTCCCCGGACCACAG GTACCTGTACGTGAACAGCAGAGCATGGCCGGCAAACTGCGTGATCTCTGACCCCATGTCTCCGCCCCCCATCGCCGAGGAGATTGACCTGCACGTCATCGACCTGAAGAGCCTGCGCGAGGAGAGGCGGAGCCTCAGGGCCCACCGCGCATTCACGCCCAACGACGAGTGCTTCTTCATCTTCCTGGATGTCAGCAGGGACTTCGTTGCCAG TGGTGCAGAGGACAAGCACGGCTACATCTGGGACCGCCATTACAACATCTGCCTGGCCAAGCTGCAGCACACAGACGTGGTGAACTCCGTGGCCTTCAGTCCGGCCGACCAGGAGCTGCTGCTCTCGGCCAGCGACGACTCCACCATCAAGGTGTGGCGCTCGCCCCGCATGGTGCGCCTGGCCCAGTCCCCGTCGCGGCCCACGCGGCCCCGCAACATCCTCGCGTCCCTGCTCAGCCGCCGGACCTCCAACCTTAACACCAACGGCAAcgtcaacatcaacatcaatggCAAGCCCTGA
- the traf2b gene encoding TNF receptor-associated factor 2 isoform X4, whose amino-acid sequence MRPSLLCILLQSAHQAFPDNAARREIDGLPAKCPNEDCTWAGTMKEFEGQHEGQCDYERITCEACQQCILRSEKDRHNERECEARTLNCKYCKVSFNFKDIKAHDEICIKYPMQCKDCGKKKIPREKFPEHIKTCAKSKTACQFNKVGCQAVIDNGKQHDHEQSFIMDHLRLVLTTLTALTSLNSVQSDGVGEYQEDCGGLGLYRAPEEGAVGGAAAAIAGGKASCSNGLSGREGRRSSNGLGLYQGADEGTSVASGGLGRGGKSTVGLELKVTALENIVCVLNRELERTSLTQEAHARQHRLDQEKIDSLHNKVRQLERQLTMRDLKLSETEQTLRELQYCTFDGVFVWKIADFSHRRQDALAGRSPALFSPAFYSSKYGYKMCLRLYLNGDGTGRGTHLSLFFVVMRGKYDALLKWPFSQKVTLMLLDQNNREHIIDAFRPDTSSTSFQRPISEMNIASGCPLFCPLAKLASAKNSYVKDDTIFIKAIVDLTGL is encoded by the exons GGCCAGCATGAAGGCCAGTGTGACTATGAGCGGATCACTTGTGAAGCATGCCAGCAATGCATCCTACGCAGCGAGAAAGACCGACACaacgagagagagtgtgaggccAGAACCCTCAACTGCAAATACTGCAAAGTTTCCTTCAACTTTAAAGACATAAAG GCTCATGATGAGATCTGTATAAAGTACCCCATGCAGTGCAAAGACTGCGGAAAGAAAAAAATCCCACGAGAAAAG TTTCCAGAACATATTAAAACGTGTGCCAAGAGCAAGACAGCATGCCAGTTCAACAAAGTTGGCTGCCAAGCAGTG ATTGACAATGGGAAGCAGCATGACCACGAGCAGTCCTTCATAATGGATCACTTGCGGCTAGTCCTGACCACTCTGACTGCCCTGACGTCGTTGAACAGTGTGCAGAGTGATGGCGTCGGTGAGTACCAGGAGGACTGCGGTGGGCTGGGCCTGTACCGCGCGCCTGAGGAAGGGGCCGTCGGAGGCGCAGCAGCCGCCATCGCCGGCGGAAAGGCCTCTTGCAGCAACGGGCTCAGTGGACGAGAAGGACGGAGGAGTAGCAACGGCCTGGGTCTTTACCAGGGTGCAGACGAAGGGACGTCGGTGGCCAGTGGAGGgttggggagaggagggaagagcacAGTGGGGCTTGAGCTGAAGGTGACCGCACTGGAGAATATTGTGTGCGTGCTGAACCGAGAGCTGGAGAGAACGTCGCTGACGCAAGAGGCCCATGCACGCCAGCATCGACTCGACCAAGAAAAGATTGACTCCCTTCACAACAAG gTTCGTCAGCTGGAACGTCAGCTGACCATGAGGGACCTGAAGTTGTCAGAAACGGAACAGACTCTTCGCGAACTGCAGTACTGCACGTTTGACGGTGTGTTCGTCTGGAAGATTGCAGACTTCAGCCATCGCAGACAAGATGCTCTTGCAGGACGATCTCCAGCACTGTTTTCTCCAG CATTCTACTCCAGTAAGTACGGCTATAAGATGTGCCTAAGGCTCTACCTGAATGGAGACGGCACAGGTAGAGGAACACACCTGTCTCTGTTCTTCGTGGTGATGCGTGGCAAGTACGATGCCCTCCTCAAGTGGCCGTTCAGTCAGAAG GTGACCCTCATGCTCCTGGACCAGAACAACAGGGAGCACATCATTGACGCCTTCCGACCAGACACCAGCTCCACGTCCTTCCAGCGGCCCATCAGTGAGATGAACATTGCCAGCGGCTGTCCCCTCTTCTGCCCACTGGCCAAGCTGGCCTCGGCCAAGAACTCGTATGTGAAAGATGACACCATCTTCATCAAAGCCATAGTAGACCTAACAGGTCTTTAG
- the traf2b gene encoding TNF receptor-associated factor 2 isoform X5, whose product MLNGKEAFPDNAARREIDGLPAKCPNEDCTWAGTMKEFEGQHEGQCDYERITCEACQQCILRSEKDRHNERECEARTLNCKYCKVSFNFKDIKAHDEICIKYPMQCKDCGKKKIPREKFPEHIKTCAKSKTACQFNKVGCQAVIDNGKQHDHEQSFIMDHLRLVLTTLTALTSLNSVQSDGVGEYQEDCGGLGLYRAPEEGAVGGAAAAIAGGKASCSNGLSGREGRRSSNGLGLYQGADEGTSVASGGLGRGGKSTVGLELKVTALENIVCVLNRELERTSLTQEAHARQHRLDQEKIDSLHNKVRQLERQLTMRDLKLSETEQTLRELQYCTFDGVFVWKIADFSHRRQDALAGRSPALFSPAFYSSKYGYKMCLRLYLNGDGTGRGTHLSLFFVVMRGKYDALLKWPFSQKVTLMLLDQNNREHIIDAFRPDTSSTSFQRPISEMNIASGCPLFCPLAKLASAKNSYVKDDTIFIKAIVDLTGL is encoded by the exons GGCCAGCATGAAGGCCAGTGTGACTATGAGCGGATCACTTGTGAAGCATGCCAGCAATGCATCCTACGCAGCGAGAAAGACCGACACaacgagagagagtgtgaggccAGAACCCTCAACTGCAAATACTGCAAAGTTTCCTTCAACTTTAAAGACATAAAG GCTCATGATGAGATCTGTATAAAGTACCCCATGCAGTGCAAAGACTGCGGAAAGAAAAAAATCCCACGAGAAAAG TTTCCAGAACATATTAAAACGTGTGCCAAGAGCAAGACAGCATGCCAGTTCAACAAAGTTGGCTGCCAAGCAGTG ATTGACAATGGGAAGCAGCATGACCACGAGCAGTCCTTCATAATGGATCACTTGCGGCTAGTCCTGACCACTCTGACTGCCCTGACGTCGTTGAACAGTGTGCAGAGTGATGGCGTCGGTGAGTACCAGGAGGACTGCGGTGGGCTGGGCCTGTACCGCGCGCCTGAGGAAGGGGCCGTCGGAGGCGCAGCAGCCGCCATCGCCGGCGGAAAGGCCTCTTGCAGCAACGGGCTCAGTGGACGAGAAGGACGGAGGAGTAGCAACGGCCTGGGTCTTTACCAGGGTGCAGACGAAGGGACGTCGGTGGCCAGTGGAGGgttggggagaggagggaagagcacAGTGGGGCTTGAGCTGAAGGTGACCGCACTGGAGAATATTGTGTGCGTGCTGAACCGAGAGCTGGAGAGAACGTCGCTGACGCAAGAGGCCCATGCACGCCAGCATCGACTCGACCAAGAAAAGATTGACTCCCTTCACAACAAG gTTCGTCAGCTGGAACGTCAGCTGACCATGAGGGACCTGAAGTTGTCAGAAACGGAACAGACTCTTCGCGAACTGCAGTACTGCACGTTTGACGGTGTGTTCGTCTGGAAGATTGCAGACTTCAGCCATCGCAGACAAGATGCTCTTGCAGGACGATCTCCAGCACTGTTTTCTCCAG CATTCTACTCCAGTAAGTACGGCTATAAGATGTGCCTAAGGCTCTACCTGAATGGAGACGGCACAGGTAGAGGAACACACCTGTCTCTGTTCTTCGTGGTGATGCGTGGCAAGTACGATGCCCTCCTCAAGTGGCCGTTCAGTCAGAAG GTGACCCTCATGCTCCTGGACCAGAACAACAGGGAGCACATCATTGACGCCTTCCGACCAGACACCAGCTCCACGTCCTTCCAGCGGCCCATCAGTGAGATGAACATTGCCAGCGGCTGTCCCCTCTTCTGCCCACTGGCCAAGCTGGCCTCGGCCAAGAACTCGTATGTGAAAGATGACACCATCTTCATCAAAGCCATAGTAGACCTAACAGGTCTTTAG